From the genome of Malus sylvestris chromosome 6, drMalSylv7.2, whole genome shotgun sequence, one region includes:
- the LOC126625843 gene encoding geranylgeranyl diphosphate reductase, chloroplastic-like: MASIALKSFIGLRQTAAEKTHFTIQAKPISPNPSNHRTLQVKAAKTSPKVTGRNLRVAVIGGGPAGGAAAETLAKGGVETFLIERKMDNCKPCGGAIPLCMVGEFNLPLDIIDRRVTKMKMISPSNVAVDIGQTLKPHEYIGMVRREVLDQYLRNRASENGATVINGLFLKMDKPGDGEAPYVLHYTEYDGKAGGIGVKKTMEVDAVIGADGANSRVAKNIDAGDYEYAIAFQERIKIPDDKMVYYENLAEMYVGDDVSPDFYGWVFPKCDHVAVGTGTVTHKGDIKKFQLATRNRAKDKILGGKILRVEAHPIPEHPRPRRLAGRVALVGDAAGYVTKCSGEGIYFAAKSGRMCAEAIVEGSENGKRMVNEADLRTYLEKWDKTYWPTYKVLDVLQKVFYRSNPAREAFVEMCADEYVQKMTFDSYLYKRVVPGNPWEDLKLAVNTIGSLVRANALRREMEKINV, translated from the exons ATGGCCTCCATAGCCCTCAAATCCTTCATCGGCCTCCGCCAAACTGCCGCGGAGAAAACCCATTTTACAATCCAAGCAAAACCCATTTCTCCAAACCCCTCAAACCACCGGACCCTCCAAGTCAAAGCCGCCAAAACCAGCCCAAAAGTCACTGGCCGAAACCTCCGCGTCGCCGTCATAGGTGGCGGACCCGCAGGGGGAGCTGCCGCAGAAACTCTCGCCAAGGGCGGCGTCGAGACGTTCCTCATCGAGCGGAAAATGGACAACTGCAAGCCCTGCGGCGGCGCCATCCCGCTCTGCATGGTGGGCGAGTTCAACCTCCCACTGGACATCATCGACCGCCGCGTCACCAAGATGAAGATGATATCGCCGTCGAACGTGGCAGTGGACATCGGGCAGACCCTGAAGCCGCACGAATACATTGGGATGGTGAGGCGGGAGGTGCTGGACCAGTACCTCAGGAACAGGGCGAGTGAGAACGGCGCGACGGTGATAAATGGGTTGTTTCTGAAGATGGATAAGCCGGGAGATGGGGAGGCGCCGTACGTTCTGCATTACACGGAGTACGACGGGAAGGCCGGCGGCATAGGCGTGAAGAAGACGATGGAGGTTGATGCGGTGATTGGAGCTGATGGGGCGAATTCCAGAGTGGCTAAGAACATTGATGCTGGTGATTATGAGTATGCCATTGCCTTCCAG GAGAGAATCAAAATCCCTGATGACAAGATGGTGTACTATGAGAACCTCGCCGAGATGTATGTTGGCGATGACGTCTCGCCAGACTTTTACGGGTGGGTGTTCCCGAAATGTGACCATGTAGCAGTTGGTACCGGCACTGTGACTCACAAAGGAGACATCAAGAAGTTCCAACTAGCAACAAGAAACAGAGCCAAGGACAAGATTCTAGGCGGCAAAATTCTCCGAGTGGAGGCACATCCAATTCCAGAACACCCCCGGCCACGAAGGTTGGCAGGCAGAGTAGCACTCGTTGGTGATGCAGCCGGTTATGTAACTAAATGCTCGGGCGAAGGCATCTACTTTGCAGCAAAGAGTGGCAGGATGTGCGCCGAGGCAATAGTTGAGGGCTCGGAGAATGGGAAGAGGATGGTGAACGAGGCGGACTTGAGGACGTACTTGGAGAAGTGGGACAAGACTTACTGGCCTACTTACAAGGTGCTGGATGTGTTGCAGAAGGTGTTCTATAGGTCAAACCCCGCGAGGGAAGCGTTTGTGGAGATGTGTGCGGATGAGTACGTGCAGAAGATGACGTTCGATAGCTACTTGTACAAGAGGGTGGTGCCGGGGAATCCGTGGGAGGATTTGAAGTTGGCTGTGAATACCATTGGGAGCTTGGTTAGGGCTAATGCACTTAGGAGGGAGATGGAAAAGATTAATGTATGA
- the LOC126627330 gene encoding GDSL esterase/lipase At1g74460-like: MKFTALAAMMAAVTVLGLLIDGHDCKIVQFIFGDSLSDVGNNKRLSRSLAQASLPWYGIDMGNGLPNGRFTNGRTVADIIGDNMGLPRPPAVLDPSLTEDMILEKGVNYASGGGGILNETGGYFIQKLSLYRQIDLFQGTQTLIKSKIGANAAEKFFQDARYVVALGSNDFINNYLMPLYRDSWSYNDQTFIEYLMGTLERQLKLLHSLGARQLIVFGLGPMGCIPLQRVLSTSNGCQEKSNKLALSFNKAGSKLMEDLSSKLPNATYRFGDAYDVVNDVITNPIQYGFTNADSPCCSFGIIRPALTCVPASVLCSDRSKYFFWDEYHPSDSANELIAKELIKKFGLSRVDETDGPSPAPAFAPSPEG; encoded by the exons ATGAAGTTCACAGCTCTAGCAGCAATGATGGCGGCCGTGACTGTCTTAGGCCTCCTCATTGATGGCCACGACTGCAAAATCGTGCAGTTTATATTCGGGGACTCCCTCTCCGACGTTGGAAACAACAAGCGCTTGAGCAGGAGTCTCGCCCAAGCAAGCCTGCCTTGGTATGGCATTGATATGGGCAATGGACTGCCCAATGGCAGGTTCACTAATGGCCGTACAGTTGCTGATATAATAG gTGATAACATGGGGCTCCCAAGGCCGCCGGCGGTTCTTGATCCGTCATTGACCGAAGACATGATACTTGAAAAAGGAGTAAACTATGCCTCTGGAGGTGGAGGGATTTTGAATGAAACCGGCGGCTACTTT ATTCAGAAGCTCTCGCTCTACAGGCAGATCGATCTGTTTCAAGGGACACAAACACTGATCAAAAGCAAAATTGGCGCAAACGCAGCCGAGAAATTCTTCCAAGACGCTCGTTATGTGGTCGCTTTAGGAAGCAACGACTTCATTAACAACTACTTGATGCCTCTTTACAGAGATTCGTGGAGTTACAACGATCAAACTTTCATCGAATACCTAATGGGAACTCTAGAAAGACAACTTAAG CTGTTGCACAGCCTAGGGGCGAGGCAGCTGATAGTGTTTGGGCTAGGACCAATGGGTTGTATTCCGCTCCAAAGGGTGCTAAGTACCTCTAACGGTTGCCAAGAGAAGTCAAACAAACTAGCTCTCAGCTTCAACAAAGCTGGAAGCAAGCTAATGGAAGACTTGTCCAGCAAGCTTCCTAACGCAACCTATCGATTTGGTGATGCTTATGATGTCGTCAACGATGTGATcaccaatccaatccaatacG GATTCACCAATGCGGATTCACCGTGCTGCTCATTTGGAATAATTCGACCGGCTTTGACTTGTGTCCCTGCATCAGTACTGTGCAGTGACAGAAGCAAATACTTCTTTTGGGATGAGTACCATCCATCAGACAGTGCAAACGAGCTTATTGCCAAGGAACTCATAAAGAAATTCGGTTTGTCGCGCGTTGATGAAACGGATGGCCCTTCTCCTGCACCTGCTTTTGCTCCATCACCAGAGGGATAA
- the LOC126627331 gene encoding uncharacterized protein LOC126627331 isoform X4, with the protein MVRMRLPGGTKRETTSRGEEIGDQVDLLDLQREIGQADEKEKHKIGDQTDGFATVSVQSFHEENMKLIQLVSETKNAKNTEILLKLLEDRTKCVENLVELEKIREANKALGKEDDRDVKDKKPEIQKRDAKRKRPTEKKQELQKKDGKEEASSSRPALQPSGDEKARAGEAAHKKILPSPRCAR; encoded by the exons atggttcGTATGCGGTTACCGGGAGGGACAAAGAGAGAGACAACTAGTCGTGGGGAAGAAATTGGCGACCAAGTTGATTTACTCGACTTACAACGTGAAATTGGTCAAG CAGATGAGAAGGAAAAGCATAAGATTGGGGATCAAACTGATGGCTTTGCTACAGTCTCAGTTCAAAGTTTCCATGAG GAAAACATGAAGCTCATCCAACTTGTTTCCGAAACCAAAAATGCGAAG AACACCGAGATCTTGCTTAAACTTTTGGAAGACAGGAC TAAATGTGTGGAAAACCTTGTGGAGTTGGAAAAAATCAGAGAGGCGAACAAGGCGCTTGGTAAGGAGGACGACAGG GATGTGAAGGATAAGAAGCCGGAAATTCAGAAGCGGGATGCAAAGAGGAAGAGGCCTACTGAGAAGAAGCAAGAACTTCAGAAGAAGGATGGCAAAGAGGAAGCTTCCTCGTCCAGACCTG CTTTGCAGCCTAGTGGTGATGAAAAAGCCCGAGCTGGAGAGGCGGCACACAAGAAAATACTCCCCTCCCCTCGCTGTGCACGATAG
- the LOC126627331 gene encoding cyclic dof factor 2-like isoform X2 produces MVRMRLPGGTKRETTSRGEEIGDQVDLLDLQREIGQDEKEKHKIGDQTDGFATVSVQSFHEENMKLIQLVSETKNAKNTEILLKLLEDRTKCVENLVELEKIREANKALGKEDDRDVKDKKPEIQKRDAKRKRPTEKKQELQKKDGKEEASSSRPALQPGGDEIVRAREKAQKKILPCPRCDSRNTIFDKFSRNNLSKPVRSCKDCKRSWVARGNLGRG; encoded by the exons atggttcGTATGCGGTTACCGGGAGGGACAAAGAGAGAGACAACTAGTCGTGGGGAAGAAATTGGCGACCAAGTTGATTTACTCGACTTACAACGTGAAATTGGTCAAG ATGAGAAGGAAAAGCATAAGATTGGGGATCAAACTGATGGCTTTGCTACAGTCTCAGTTCAAAGTTTCCATGAG GAAAACATGAAGCTCATCCAACTTGTTTCCGAAACCAAAAATGCGAAG AACACCGAGATCTTGCTTAAACTTTTGGAAGACAGGAC TAAATGTGTGGAAAACCTTGTGGAGTTGGAAAAAATCAGAGAGGCGAACAAGGCGCTTGGTAAGGAGGACGACAGG GATGTGAAGGATAAGAAGCCGGAAATTCAGAAGCGGGATGCAAAGAGGAAGAGGCCTACTGAGAAGAAGCAAGAACTTCAGAAGAAGGATGGCAAAGAGGAAGCTTCCTCGTCCAGACCTG CTTTGCAGCCTGGTGGTGATGAAATAGTCCGCGCTAGAGAGAAGGCACAGAAGAAGATACTCCCCTGCCCTCGTTGTGATAGCAGGAACACAATATTTGACAAGTTCAGTCGTAACAATCTCAGTAAACCAGTACGTTCATGCAAAGATTGCAAAAGAAGCTGGGTTGCACGCGGGAACTTGGGAAGAGGCTAG
- the LOC126627331 gene encoding cyclic dof factor 2-like isoform X1, whose product MVRMRLPGGTKRETTSRGEEIGDQVDLLDLQREIGQADEKEKHKIGDQTDGFATVSVQSFHEENMKLIQLVSETKNAKNTEILLKLLEDRTKCVENLVELEKIREANKALGKEDDRDVKDKKPEIQKRDAKRKRPTEKKQELQKKDGKEEASSSRPALQPGGDEIVRAREKAQKKILPCPRCDSRNTIFDKFSRNNLSKPVRSCKDCKRSWVARGNLGRG is encoded by the exons atggttcGTATGCGGTTACCGGGAGGGACAAAGAGAGAGACAACTAGTCGTGGGGAAGAAATTGGCGACCAAGTTGATTTACTCGACTTACAACGTGAAATTGGTCAAG CAGATGAGAAGGAAAAGCATAAGATTGGGGATCAAACTGATGGCTTTGCTACAGTCTCAGTTCAAAGTTTCCATGAG GAAAACATGAAGCTCATCCAACTTGTTTCCGAAACCAAAAATGCGAAG AACACCGAGATCTTGCTTAAACTTTTGGAAGACAGGAC TAAATGTGTGGAAAACCTTGTGGAGTTGGAAAAAATCAGAGAGGCGAACAAGGCGCTTGGTAAGGAGGACGACAGG GATGTGAAGGATAAGAAGCCGGAAATTCAGAAGCGGGATGCAAAGAGGAAGAGGCCTACTGAGAAGAAGCAAGAACTTCAGAAGAAGGATGGCAAAGAGGAAGCTTCCTCGTCCAGACCTG CTTTGCAGCCTGGTGGTGATGAAATAGTCCGCGCTAGAGAGAAGGCACAGAAGAAGATACTCCCCTGCCCTCGTTGTGATAGCAGGAACACAATATTTGACAAGTTCAGTCGTAACAATCTCAGTAAACCAGTACGTTCATGCAAAGATTGCAAAAGAAGCTGGGTTGCACGCGGGAACTTGGGAAGAGGCTAG
- the LOC126627331 gene encoding cyclic dof factor 2-like isoform X3 — MTYLEALLIVRNTFSSTRHKSPDEKEKHKIGDQTDGFATVSVQSFHEENMKLIQLVSETKNAKNTEILLKLLEDRTKCVENLVELEKIREANKALGKEDDRDVKDKKPEIQKRDAKRKRPTEKKQELQKKDGKEEASSSRPALQPGGDEIVRAREKAQKKILPCPRCDSRNTIFDKFSRNNLSKPVRSCKDCKRSWVARGNLGRG; from the exons ATGACGTATTTAGAAGCGCTTTTAATTGTCAGAAACACTTTTAGTTCAACAAGACACAAATCCC CAGATGAGAAGGAAAAGCATAAGATTGGGGATCAAACTGATGGCTTTGCTACAGTCTCAGTTCAAAGTTTCCATGAG GAAAACATGAAGCTCATCCAACTTGTTTCCGAAACCAAAAATGCGAAG AACACCGAGATCTTGCTTAAACTTTTGGAAGACAGGAC TAAATGTGTGGAAAACCTTGTGGAGTTGGAAAAAATCAGAGAGGCGAACAAGGCGCTTGGTAAGGAGGACGACAGG GATGTGAAGGATAAGAAGCCGGAAATTCAGAAGCGGGATGCAAAGAGGAAGAGGCCTACTGAGAAGAAGCAAGAACTTCAGAAGAAGGATGGCAAAGAGGAAGCTTCCTCGTCCAGACCTG CTTTGCAGCCTGGTGGTGATGAAATAGTCCGCGCTAGAGAGAAGGCACAGAAGAAGATACTCCCCTGCCCTCGTTGTGATAGCAGGAACACAATATTTGACAAGTTCAGTCGTAACAATCTCAGTAAACCAGTACGTTCATGCAAAGATTGCAAAAGAAGCTGGGTTGCACGCGGGAACTTGGGAAGAGGCTAG